In one Cardiocondyla obscurior isolate alpha-2009 linkage group LG17, Cobs3.1, whole genome shotgun sequence genomic region, the following are encoded:
- the Pi3k68d gene encoding phosphatidylinositol 4-phosphate 3-kinase C2 domain-containing subunit beta isoform X9, translating into MSHYGKSTCDQKTAVTDHERKYQEDLEQAKALSLESLALEKYRLEKLRLENLSNVQQACFTQNNVCNTNSVSETDGSQGERSQCRSRPRPGSINTNQKTTISTVILAPPPPIPCRRNSTTATSNQDSSTDLINFTSPVKQDNLAEYCSAAPPPPPKAPLEPKWDTHPSLLKKQSRVSRSPRSSTAPCTPGTPGISPIMSRATSVSNTVSDIIPQIPPLPMNYRPTPAICAPFCMDDEQLNVLKVIEKKPNSNLIDLNSFEQTEDKTNVRVSVLEAFDPLLIKTDHENNSMQEHKNDSQSQVSGSVYDPFDPFDYMYSTNESVNSDPVYAAVEKSAKSPAVSPAAPPPLPPRNSAAWNTIERRRTSLDRRQKRQTRLYENVTVIKTTSSLQDCDLKAFHNIIKSIRSEFPFNNPSTNIGYVVSPIMENLYPDGTSIKLVVHPQLPNNDADLVQPITFTCNVNCSVEHVILNVACSLEDEDTVNVEKYCLRVWGLAEYLAPNTTLAQYEYIHLCIKLEKDIELAIMNRAQIKQSIARTLQDDNCDQSLKLEDILPNEPSQPISYDTLIILLETVEKEMERVETAALQLATTNQGSTLLPQLQPHGVVQAVKAVCALMGNIETFEITEAIDNFVNACCQFLPQAHTANIECKKPEIIHEDGDYGVVTLRKKFPDVIASHCHKIRDAIQELVETYCHAFKVNFQLNSKGDFPTNTLIATEVIDTILVRVGALHRLPSTWKHDDYIVAAQIFHGTRPVGNPVLSEPMTVSTNFYPRILFNSWLEFRGISVCQVPREARLVLVLYGRTLQPAEHESNSSAENVMQKEELGWGAIQFFDYDGVMSQGSFFLSLWPAIADKRLGPAPAPGIHPRGDTHPIIGVELPDYGGKVLFPSSSELRDYDVDSLDFNSLDQNTQELLIDITQQDTFSRPPIDEREILWEKRHYLHDRPEALPKVLLAAHSWDWACLPDLHASLRIWSPLPPVQALQLLLPCFPDMKVREMAVDWIRELSNDELVDYLPQLLQAMKHETYEASPLTRFLLERALLSPRVAHYIYWLLNQALPGQSPQVQNSAEIAVDDDKAISCARYQRRLQLMLRALLAVIGDALRKSFLTQQLLVKNLHEVAENIKVTKESLRIDTLKTGLQNIHCQLMEDNGTCLPLSPSKLVFGINVQTCAYFPSFTLPLKINFISCDNVISPAIFKVGDDLQQDMLTLQMVRIMDKLWLKEGLDLKMVTFACVPTGHKRGMIEMVTDAETLRKIQVEFGLTGSFKDRPIAEWLAKHNPSELEYERAVENFTASCAGYSVATYILGICDRHNDNIMLKTSGHLFHIDFGKFLGDAQMFGNFKRDRTPFVLTSDMAYVINGGDKPSAKFHHFVDLCCQAFNIVRKHGNLILHLFGLMTSSGIPGVTVDAVSYVQKALLPGQTNPEAAATFARMIESSLKNWFTQFNFFLHNLAQMRFSGDHSEGELLSFIPRTYTMQQEGELTSVQVHGYQKRYDPEKYYMYILRIQRKGQPDPTYLFRSYKEFCEFYQKLCIHFPLAKVTSLPSGISVGRSNIKQVADKRRADIEKFLVSLFKMAPEISQSDLVYTFFHPLLRDQKNPDIRLRKVKVGNNWWAEKRVRDNMQSGQIKLALHYVRGTLSVMVCHARGLPKVANAQEPNTYVKVYLKPDPTKATKRKTKVVKKNCHPSFMEMLEYRMPLEVIKERTLEATIWNHDTLQENEFLGGISLPLGRLELTNETIEWFPLGNVR; encoded by the exons ATGTCACATTACGGCAAGAGCACCTGCGACCAAAAGACTGCAGTGACTGACCATGAGAGAAAGTACCAGGAGGACTTGGAGCAGGCCAAGGCCCTCAGTCTGGAAAGCCTGGCTCTAGAGAAGTACAGATTGGAGAAGCTGCGATTGGAAAATCTTAGTAATGTGCAACAGGCGTGCTTTACGCAAAACAATGTATGTAATACAAACAGTGTTTCGGAGACGGATGGCTCGCAGGGTGAAAG GTCTCAATGCAGAAGTCGGCCAAGACCAGGATCGATTAACACAAATCAAAAAACTACTATTAGTACGGTAATATTAGCACCGCCACCACCAATACCATGTAGAAGAAACTCAACAACCGCTACGTCGAATCAAGATTCTTCTACggatctaattaattttacaagccCTGTAAAACAAGATAATCTGGCTGAATATTGTTCGGCTGCACCTCCGCCACCacc gAAAGCACCATTAGAACCTAAATGGGATACTCATCCGTCGTTATTGAAGAAACAGTCAAGAGTGTCTCGAA GTCCACGATCTTCCACAGCACCATGCACGCCAGGAACTCCGGGAATTAGCCCTATCATGTCAAGAGCTACTAGCGTCAGCAATACCGTATCTGATATTATTCCGCAG attccTCCCTTGCCTATGAATTATAGACCAACACCTGCCATTTGTGCTCCGTTTTGTATGGACGATGAACAGTTGAACGTATTAAAAGTGATAGAGAAGAAACCAAATAGCAATCTTATAGATTTGAATAGTTTTGAACAAACAGAAGACAAAACAAACGTACGAGTTAGCGTATTGGAAGCATTTGATCCGTTACTTATTAAGACTGATCATGAAAATAATTCCATGCAAGAACATAAAAATG attCACAATCACAAGTTAGTGGCAGTGTATACGATCCATTTGACCCGTTCGATTATATGTATAGCACAAATGAAAGCGTTAATTCGGATCCGGTTTATGCTGCGGTGGAAAAATCAGCAAAATCTCCAGCTGTATCACCAGCTGCACCACCTCCATTGCCTCCTCGAAATTCGGCTGCGTGGAATACTATAGAAAGACGAAGAACTTCATTAGACCGTCGG CAGAAGCGTCAAACACGATTGTATGAAAATGTAACAGTCATTAAAACTACATCGTCTCTGCAAGATTGTGACCTAAAAGCGTTTCACAATATTATAAAGTCTATACGAA GCGAGTTTCCGTTTAATAATCCTAGTACAAATATTGGATATGTTGTTAGCCCAATAATGGAAAATTTATATCCTGATGGTACAAGTATAAAATTAGTGGTTCATCCACAATTACCTAATAACGATGCGGATCTTGTACAACCTATCACTTTTACTTGTAAtg TGAACTGCAGTGTTGAGCatgttattttaaacgttGCCTGTTCCTTGGAAGACGAAGATACGGTGAATGTAGAAAAGTATTGTTTAAGAGTATGGGGATTAGCTGAATATCTTGCACCTAATACAACCTTAGCACAATAcgaatatatacatttatgtattaaattagaaaaagatattgagTTAGCTATAATGAACAGAGCGCAAATTAAACAATCCATTGCTCGAACG tTGCAAGATGATAATTGTGATCAATCTTTAAAACTAGAAGATATTTTACCGAATGAACCGTCGCAGCCTATTTCATAtgatacgttaattattttactgg AGACAGTAGAGAAAGAAATGGAACGCGTAGAAACTGCAGCGTTACAACTGGCAACCACAAATCAAGGCTCTACTTTATTGCCACAACTTCAACCGCACGGCGTAGTGCAAGCGGTAAAAGCAGTGTGTGCCTTAATGGGAAATATCGAGACATTCGAGATTACAGAAGCTATTGACAATTTCGTGAATGCTTGCTGCCAATTTTTGCCTCAAGCTCACACGGCCAATATAGAATGTAAAAAACCTGAGATTATACACGAAGATGGCGATTACGGTGTGGTAACTTTGAGGAAAAAGTTCCCTGATGTAATCGCGTCTCATTGTCATAAAATTCGCGATGCTATTCAGGAACTTGTCGAAACGTACTGTCATGCGTTTAAGgtcaattttcaattaaatagcAAAGGCGATTTTCCGACAA ataCATTGATTGCGACAGAAGTAATCGATACTATTTTGGTACGTGTTGGAGCTTTACACAGGTTACCATCTACTTGGAAACATGATGATTATATAGTAGCAGCTCAAATTTTTCACGGAACCAGACCTGTGGGAAATCCAGTTTTATCAGAACCAATGACAGTCAGTACGAATTTCTATCCAAGAATTCTATTTAATTCATG gTTGGAATTTCGCGGAATAAGTGTTTGTCAAGTACCACGGGAAGCCAGACTTGTGTTAGTTCTTTATGGACGCACGCTGCAGCCCGCGGAGCACGAATCTAACTCATCTGCAGAAAATGTAATGCAAAAAGAAGAACTCGGATGGGGTGCTATACAATTTTTCGATTATGATGG cGTTATGAGCCAAGGGAgtttttttctatctctttgGCCAGCCATTGCAGACAAACGATTAGGTCCGGCACCAGCACCTGGAATTCATCCGCGTGGTGATACTCATCCCATAATAGGAGTAGAATTACCCGATTATGGAGGAAAAGTATTATTTCCCAGTTCTTCGGAATTGCGAGATTATGATGTGGACTCGTTAGACTTTAATTCGTTAGATCAAAATACACAAGAATTACTAATAGATATTACGCAACAAGATACATTTTCGAG ACCGCCTATCGACGAAAGGGAAATTCTGTGGGAGAAAAGACATTATTTACACGATAGACCTGAAGCTTTACCAAAAGTATTACTAGCTGCACATAGTTGGGACTGGGCATGTCTACCGGATTTACATGCGTCACTTAGAATTTGGAGTCCACTGCCTCCTGTGCAGGCGTTACAGTTACTTTTACCGTg cTTTCCGGATATGAAAGTTAGGGAGATGGCTGTGGATTGGATTCGCGAGCTCAGTAATGACGAACTAGTCGATTATTTGCCACAATTACTTCAAGCAATGAAACACGAAACATATGAAGCATCACCTCTAACTCGATTTTTGTTAGAACGTGCCTTACTTTCACCACGAGTGGCtcattatatttattggtTGCTAAATCAAGCGCTGCCGGGACAAAGTCCCCAGGTACAG aattctGCTGAAATCGCCGTGGATGATGACAAAGCTATTAGTTGTGCTCGTTATCAACGAAGATTACAATTAATGTTAAGGGCATTATTGGCAGTTATCGGAGATGCGTTAAGAAAAAGTTTCCTCACCCAACAGCTACTAGTTAAA AATCTGCACGAAGTGgctgaaaatattaaagttacaaAAGAATCGTTACGAATAGATACGCTTAAAACTGGTTTACAAAATATACACTGCCAATTAATGGAAGACAATGGAACATGCTTGCCATTGTCTCCCAGTAAACTAGTATTTGGTATAAACGTACAGACTTGTGCCTATTTCCCGTCGTTCACTCTCccgttaaaaattaactttatcaGTTGTGATAATGTTATAAGTCCAGCTATCTTtaag gTTGGCGATGATTTGCAACAGGATATGTTAACTCTTCAAATGGTACGTATTATGGACAAATTGTGGTTGAAGGAAGGTCTTGATTTGAAAATGGTAACTTTTGCCTGTGTGCCCACCGGCCACAAACGTGGAATGATAGAAATGGTGACGGATGCGGAAACATTACGGAAAATTCAAGTCGAATTTGGACTAACTGGATCATTTAAGGATCGACCGATCGCGGAGTGGTTAGCGAAGCATAATCCTTCGGAATTAGAATATGAAAGGGCGGTGGAAAATTTCACTGCTTCTTGCGCTGGGTACAGCGTCGCAACTTACATTTTAGGAATTTGTGATAGGCATAATGACAATATTATGCTAAAAACATCTGGTCATTTGTTTCACATTGATTTCGGAAAATTTCTCGGCGATGCCCAAATGTTTGGAAACTTTAAGAG AGATAGAACGCCATTCGTACTGACGTCTGATATGGCATATGTTATAAACGGTGGTGACAAGCCTTCAGCAAAGTTTCATCATTTTGTGGACTTGTGCTGCCAAGCTTTTAATATAGTGCGAAAACATGGCAATCTTATTCTTCATCTTTTCGGACTg ATGACTTCATCTGGTATACCTGGCGTGACTGTGGACGCAGTTAGTTACGTGCAGAAGGCTCTACTTCCTGGACAAACAAATCCCGAAGCAGCGGCAACCTTCGCTCGTATGATAGAAAGCTCATTGAAAAATTGGTTtacgcaatttaattttttcctgcATAACCTGGCCCAGATGAGATTTTCCGGAGATCATAGTGAAGGGGAGCTATTATCCTTTATTCCACGCACATATAC aatgcAGCAGGAAGGTGAGCTAACAAGCGTTCAGGTTCATGGATATCAAAAACGTTACGATCCGGAGAAgtattacatgtatattttacgaataCAACGAAAAGGCCAACCAGATCCAACATATTTGTTTCGATCGTATAAGGAGTTTTGtgaattttatcaaaaattgtgtATACATTTTCCACTCGCAAAAGTTACCAG tttaccCAGTGGAATTAGTGTGGGACGGTCTAATATCAAACAAGTGGCCGATAAACGACGAGCGGATATAGAAAAGTTTCTAGTAAGTCTGTTCAAAATGGCACCGGAAATATCTCAAAGCGATCTGGTATATACCTTCTTTCATCCGTTGTTGCGAGACCAAAAGAATCCCGATATTCGTTTACGTAAAGTCAAAG TTGGAAATAATTGGTGGGCTGAAAAAAGAGTTAGAGACAACATGCAAAGTGGTCAGATCAAATTGGCTCTTCATTATGTTCGCGGCACATTATCCGTTATGGTTTGTCATGCACGAGGGCTCCCAAAAGTTGCGAATGCTCAAGAGCCAAATACATACGTGAAGGTGTATCTTAAACCTGATCCTACAAAGGCGACGAAACGGAAAACCAAAGTAGTTAAGAAAAACTGTCATCCATCGTTCATGGAGATG CTGGAGTATAGAATGCCTCTAGAAGTGATTAAAGAAAGAACGCTCGAAGCAACGATATGGAACCATGATACTTTGCAAGAAAATGAATTTCTCGGTGGTATAAGTTTACCACTTGGACGTCTCGAGTTGACAAACGAAACGATTGAATGGTTTCCGTTAGGTAATGTACGATAA
- the Pi3k68d gene encoding phosphatidylinositol 4-phosphate 3-kinase C2 domain-containing subunit beta isoform X7 — protein sequence MSHYGKSTCDQKTAVTDHERKYQEDLEQAKALSLESLALEKYRLEKLRLENLSNVQQACFTQNNVCNTNSVSETDGSQGERSQCRSRPRPGSINTNQKTTISTVILAPPPPIPCRRNSTTATSNQDSSTDLINFTSPVKQDNLAEYCSAAPPPPPKAPLEPKWDTHPSLLKKQSRVSRSNSSVSAYQSRDFRYHSLSPGPRSSTAPCTPGTPGISPIMSRATSVSNTVSDIIPQIPPLPMNYRPTPAICAPFCMDDEQLNVLKVIEKKPNSNLIDLNSFEQTEDKTNVRVSVLEAFDPLLIKTDHENNSMQEHKNDSQSQVSGSVYDPFDPFDYMYSTNESVNSDPVYAAVEKSAKSPAVSPAAPPPLPPRNSAAWNTIERRRTSLDRRKRQTRLYENVTVIKTTSSLQDCDLKAFHNIIKSIRSEFPFNNPSTNIGYVVSPIMENLYPDGTSIKLVVHPQLPNNDADLVQPITFTCNVNCSVEHVILNVACSLEDEDTVNVEKYCLRVWGLAEYLAPNTTLAQYEYIHLCIKLEKDIELAIMNRAQIKQSIARTLQDDNCDQSLKLEDILPNEPSQPISYDTLIILLETVEKEMERVETAALQLATTNQGSTLLPQLQPHGVVQAVKAVCALMGNIETFEITEAIDNFVNACCQFLPQAHTANIECKKPEIIHEDGDYGVVTLRKKFPDVIASHCHKIRDAIQELVETYCHAFKVNFQLNSKGDFPTNTLIATEVIDTILVRVGALHRLPSTWKHDDYIVAAQIFHGTRPVGNPVLSEPMTVSTNFYPRILFNSWLEFRGISVCQVPREARLVLVLYGRTLQPAEHESNSSAENVMQKEELGWGAIQFFDYDGVMSQGSFFLSLWPAIADKRLGPAPAPGIHPRGDTHPIIGVELPDYGGKVLFPSSSELRDYDVDSLDFNSLDQNTQELLIDITQQDTFSRPPIDEREILWEKRHYLHDRPEALPKVLLAAHSWDWACLPDLHASLRIWSPLPPVQALQLLLPCFPDMKVREMAVDWIRELSNDELVDYLPQLLQAMKHETYEASPLTRFLLERALLSPRVAHYIYWLLNQALPGQSPQNSAEIAVDDDKAISCARYQRRLQLMLRALLAVIGDALRKSFLTQQLLVKNLHEVAENIKVTKESLRIDTLKTGLQNIHCQLMEDNGTCLPLSPSKLVFGINVQTCAYFPSFTLPLKINFISCDNVISPAIFKVGDDLQQDMLTLQMVRIMDKLWLKEGLDLKMVTFACVPTGHKRGMIEMVTDAETLRKIQVEFGLTGSFKDRPIAEWLAKHNPSELEYERAVENFTASCAGYSVATYILGICDRHNDNIMLKTSGHLFHIDFGKFLGDAQMFGNFKRDRTPFVLTSDMAYVINGGDKPSAKFHHFVDLCCQAFNIVRKHGNLILHLFGLMTSSGIPGVTVDAVSYVQKALLPGQTNPEAAATFARMIESSLKNWFTQFNFFLHNLAQMRFSGDHSEGELLSFIPRTYTMQQEGELTSVQVHGYQKRYDPEKYYMYILRIQRKGQPDPTYLFRSYKEFCEFYQKLCIHFPLAKVTSLPSGISVGRSNIKQVADKRRADIEKFLVSLFKMAPEISQSDLVYTFFHPLLRDQKNPDIRLRKVKVGNNWWAEKRVRDNMQSGQIKLALHYVRGTLSVMVCHARGLPKVANAQEPNTYVKVYLKPDPTKATKRKTKVVKKNCHPSFMEMLEYRMPLEVIKERTLEATIWNHDTLQENEFLGGISLPLGRLELTNETIEWFPLGNVR from the exons ATGTCACATTACGGCAAGAGCACCTGCGACCAAAAGACTGCAGTGACTGACCATGAGAGAAAGTACCAGGAGGACTTGGAGCAGGCCAAGGCCCTCAGTCTGGAAAGCCTGGCTCTAGAGAAGTACAGATTGGAGAAGCTGCGATTGGAAAATCTTAGTAATGTGCAACAGGCGTGCTTTACGCAAAACAATGTATGTAATACAAACAGTGTTTCGGAGACGGATGGCTCGCAGGGTGAAAG GTCTCAATGCAGAAGTCGGCCAAGACCAGGATCGATTAACACAAATCAAAAAACTACTATTAGTACGGTAATATTAGCACCGCCACCACCAATACCATGTAGAAGAAACTCAACAACCGCTACGTCGAATCAAGATTCTTCTACggatctaattaattttacaagccCTGTAAAACAAGATAATCTGGCTGAATATTGTTCGGCTGCACCTCCGCCACCacc gAAAGCACCATTAGAACCTAAATGGGATACTCATCCGTCGTTATTGAAGAAACAGTCAAGAGTGTCTCGAAGTAATAGCTCAGTCAGTGCATATCAATCTAGAGATTTTAGGTATCATTCCCTTTCCCCAGGTCCACGATCTTCCACAGCACCATGCACGCCAGGAACTCCGGGAATTAGCCCTATCATGTCAAGAGCTACTAGCGTCAGCAATACCGTATCTGATATTATTCCGCAG attccTCCCTTGCCTATGAATTATAGACCAACACCTGCCATTTGTGCTCCGTTTTGTATGGACGATGAACAGTTGAACGTATTAAAAGTGATAGAGAAGAAACCAAATAGCAATCTTATAGATTTGAATAGTTTTGAACAAACAGAAGACAAAACAAACGTACGAGTTAGCGTATTGGAAGCATTTGATCCGTTACTTATTAAGACTGATCATGAAAATAATTCCATGCAAGAACATAAAAATG attCACAATCACAAGTTAGTGGCAGTGTATACGATCCATTTGACCCGTTCGATTATATGTATAGCACAAATGAAAGCGTTAATTCGGATCCGGTTTATGCTGCGGTGGAAAAATCAGCAAAATCTCCAGCTGTATCACCAGCTGCACCACCTCCATTGCCTCCTCGAAATTCGGCTGCGTGGAATACTATAGAAAGACGAAGAACTTCATTAGACCGTCGG AAGCGTCAAACACGATTGTATGAAAATGTAACAGTCATTAAAACTACATCGTCTCTGCAAGATTGTGACCTAAAAGCGTTTCACAATATTATAAAGTCTATACGAA GCGAGTTTCCGTTTAATAATCCTAGTACAAATATTGGATATGTTGTTAGCCCAATAATGGAAAATTTATATCCTGATGGTACAAGTATAAAATTAGTGGTTCATCCACAATTACCTAATAACGATGCGGATCTTGTACAACCTATCACTTTTACTTGTAAtg TGAACTGCAGTGTTGAGCatgttattttaaacgttGCCTGTTCCTTGGAAGACGAAGATACGGTGAATGTAGAAAAGTATTGTTTAAGAGTATGGGGATTAGCTGAATATCTTGCACCTAATACAACCTTAGCACAATAcgaatatatacatttatgtattaaattagaaaaagatattgagTTAGCTATAATGAACAGAGCGCAAATTAAACAATCCATTGCTCGAACG tTGCAAGATGATAATTGTGATCAATCTTTAAAACTAGAAGATATTTTACCGAATGAACCGTCGCAGCCTATTTCATAtgatacgttaattattttactgg AGACAGTAGAGAAAGAAATGGAACGCGTAGAAACTGCAGCGTTACAACTGGCAACCACAAATCAAGGCTCTACTTTATTGCCACAACTTCAACCGCACGGCGTAGTGCAAGCGGTAAAAGCAGTGTGTGCCTTAATGGGAAATATCGAGACATTCGAGATTACAGAAGCTATTGACAATTTCGTGAATGCTTGCTGCCAATTTTTGCCTCAAGCTCACACGGCCAATATAGAATGTAAAAAACCTGAGATTATACACGAAGATGGCGATTACGGTGTGGTAACTTTGAGGAAAAAGTTCCCTGATGTAATCGCGTCTCATTGTCATAAAATTCGCGATGCTATTCAGGAACTTGTCGAAACGTACTGTCATGCGTTTAAGgtcaattttcaattaaatagcAAAGGCGATTTTCCGACAA ataCATTGATTGCGACAGAAGTAATCGATACTATTTTGGTACGTGTTGGAGCTTTACACAGGTTACCATCTACTTGGAAACATGATGATTATATAGTAGCAGCTCAAATTTTTCACGGAACCAGACCTGTGGGAAATCCAGTTTTATCAGAACCAATGACAGTCAGTACGAATTTCTATCCAAGAATTCTATTTAATTCATG gTTGGAATTTCGCGGAATAAGTGTTTGTCAAGTACCACGGGAAGCCAGACTTGTGTTAGTTCTTTATGGACGCACGCTGCAGCCCGCGGAGCACGAATCTAACTCATCTGCAGAAAATGTAATGCAAAAAGAAGAACTCGGATGGGGTGCTATACAATTTTTCGATTATGATGG cGTTATGAGCCAAGGGAgtttttttctatctctttgGCCAGCCATTGCAGACAAACGATTAGGTCCGGCACCAGCACCTGGAATTCATCCGCGTGGTGATACTCATCCCATAATAGGAGTAGAATTACCCGATTATGGAGGAAAAGTATTATTTCCCAGTTCTTCGGAATTGCGAGATTATGATGTGGACTCGTTAGACTTTAATTCGTTAGATCAAAATACACAAGAATTACTAATAGATATTACGCAACAAGATACATTTTCGAG ACCGCCTATCGACGAAAGGGAAATTCTGTGGGAGAAAAGACATTATTTACACGATAGACCTGAAGCTTTACCAAAAGTATTACTAGCTGCACATAGTTGGGACTGGGCATGTCTACCGGATTTACATGCGTCACTTAGAATTTGGAGTCCACTGCCTCCTGTGCAGGCGTTACAGTTACTTTTACCGTg cTTTCCGGATATGAAAGTTAGGGAGATGGCTGTGGATTGGATTCGCGAGCTCAGTAATGACGAACTAGTCGATTATTTGCCACAATTACTTCAAGCAATGAAACACGAAACATATGAAGCATCACCTCTAACTCGATTTTTGTTAGAACGTGCCTTACTTTCACCACGAGTGGCtcattatatttattggtTGCTAAATCAAGCGCTGCCGGGACAAAGTCCCCAG aattctGCTGAAATCGCCGTGGATGATGACAAAGCTATTAGTTGTGCTCGTTATCAACGAAGATTACAATTAATGTTAAGGGCATTATTGGCAGTTATCGGAGATGCGTTAAGAAAAAGTTTCCTCACCCAACAGCTACTAGTTAAA AATCTGCACGAAGTGgctgaaaatattaaagttacaaAAGAATCGTTACGAATAGATACGCTTAAAACTGGTTTACAAAATATACACTGCCAATTAATGGAAGACAATGGAACATGCTTGCCATTGTCTCCCAGTAAACTAGTATTTGGTATAAACGTACAGACTTGTGCCTATTTCCCGTCGTTCACTCTCccgttaaaaattaactttatcaGTTGTGATAATGTTATAAGTCCAGCTATCTTtaag gTTGGCGATGATTTGCAACAGGATATGTTAACTCTTCAAATGGTACGTATTATGGACAAATTGTGGTTGAAGGAAGGTCTTGATTTGAAAATGGTAACTTTTGCCTGTGTGCCCACCGGCCACAAACGTGGAATGATAGAAATGGTGACGGATGCGGAAACATTACGGAAAATTCAAGTCGAATTTGGACTAACTGGATCATTTAAGGATCGACCGATCGCGGAGTGGTTAGCGAAGCATAATCCTTCGGAATTAGAATATGAAAGGGCGGTGGAAAATTTCACTGCTTCTTGCGCTGGGTACAGCGTCGCAACTTACATTTTAGGAATTTGTGATAGGCATAATGACAATATTATGCTAAAAACATCTGGTCATTTGTTTCACATTGATTTCGGAAAATTTCTCGGCGATGCCCAAATGTTTGGAAACTTTAAGAG AGATAGAACGCCATTCGTACTGACGTCTGATATGGCATATGTTATAAACGGTGGTGACAAGCCTTCAGCAAAGTTTCATCATTTTGTGGACTTGTGCTGCCAAGCTTTTAATATAGTGCGAAAACATGGCAATCTTATTCTTCATCTTTTCGGACTg ATGACTTCATCTGGTATACCTGGCGTGACTGTGGACGCAGTTAGTTACGTGCAGAAGGCTCTACTTCCTGGACAAACAAATCCCGAAGCAGCGGCAACCTTCGCTCGTATGATAGAAAGCTCATTGAAAAATTGGTTtacgcaatttaattttttcctgcATAACCTGGCCCAGATGAGATTTTCCGGAGATCATAGTGAAGGGGAGCTATTATCCTTTATTCCACGCACATATAC aatgcAGCAGGAAGGTGAGCTAACAAGCGTTCAGGTTCATGGATATCAAAAACGTTACGATCCGGAGAAgtattacatgtatattttacgaataCAACGAAAAGGCCAACCAGATCCAACATATTTGTTTCGATCGTATAAGGAGTTTTGtgaattttatcaaaaattgtgtATACATTTTCCACTCGCAAAAGTTACCAG tttaccCAGTGGAATTAGTGTGGGACGGTCTAATATCAAACAAGTGGCCGATAAACGACGAGCGGATATAGAAAAGTTTCTAGTAAGTCTGTTCAAAATGGCACCGGAAATATCTCAAAGCGATCTGGTATATACCTTCTTTCATCCGTTGTTGCGAGACCAAAAGAATCCCGATATTCGTTTACGTAAAGTCAAAG TTGGAAATAATTGGTGGGCTGAAAAAAGAGTTAGAGACAACATGCAAAGTGGTCAGATCAAATTGGCTCTTCATTATGTTCGCGGCACATTATCCGTTATGGTTTGTCATGCACGAGGGCTCCCAAAAGTTGCGAATGCTCAAGAGCCAAATACATACGTGAAGGTGTATCTTAAACCTGATCCTACAAAGGCGACGAAACGGAAAACCAAAGTAGTTAAGAAAAACTGTCATCCATCGTTCATGGAGATG CTGGAGTATAGAATGCCTCTAGAAGTGATTAAAGAAAGAACGCTCGAAGCAACGATATGGAACCATGATACTTTGCAAGAAAATGAATTTCTCGGTGGTATAAGTTTACCACTTGGACGTCTCGAGTTGACAAACGAAACGATTGAATGGTTTCCGTTAGGTAATGTACGATAA